AAAAGCGCCGCGTTTTTACGAGAGCTGCCTTTCGACGGCCTGGCCATTGGGGGCTTGGCGGTCGGTGAAACCCAACGCGAGCGCTATGAGATGACGGCGCTCGTCACCGACCATTTACCGAGCACGCTCCCGCGCTATCTCATGGGCGTGGGCACGCCGCTGGATCTGCTGGAAAGCGTCCATCGCGGGGTGGATATGTTCGACTGTATTATTCCCTCGCAGTTGGCGTTGCGCGGCGTGGCCTTCACCTCGCATGGCAAGCTGCAACTGCGCCGCTCGGTCTATAAATTAATCGAGGCTCCTCTCGATGCCAGTTGCGATTGTCAGACCTGCCGACACTACTCGCGCGCCTACCTGCACCATCTCATCAAAGCCGACGAGTATGTCGGGTGGCACCTATTGGGCCTGCACAACCTGGCGTTCTATCACCGCTTGATGCAAGAGATGCGTGACAGTATTTTGCGTGATGACTTTCTGACCTACTACGAGAAGAAACGCGGTGAGCTTGAACGCAGCGATGAAGAGCACCCCAGTCGCCCGCCGAAAAAGCCCACGCCCGCCCTGCCCGCCCGCTTGGGCGATTATGAAATTCATCGGTCTACGCAGGGATTTGCCAGCATTCGCCAAATCAGCTCGGGCGAGGTGATGCACTCGGTGAATGCTCCTAGCGAGGAAGCGGATCGGCTCTACATCGAGCAGTCGTGTCTCGCTGCACGCCTCATCCGGCAGCCAGTCCCGGCGGACGCGCTCGTGATTTGGGACGTCGGCCTCGGCGCGGCTTTCAATGCCATGGCCGTTATTCACTGTTTTGAACGATGCTTTGCCGAGAGCGGGGCGACCGCCCTGCGCCCCATGCGTCTTGTGAGTTTCGACCGGGACCTCGATTCGCTCACCCTCGCGGCGAAAAATCCTGGCTGTTTCCCTCACCTTCGGCACGGAGCACCCTCCAGGATTCTTGAAAATGGCAAATGGGAGCATGCGTCTCGCCTGCTCCGCTGGGAACTTCTCAAGGGAGACTTCCGCGATTGTATCGAATCAGCGAGCATTCCTGATCTTATTTTCTACGATTTGTTCTCATCCAAGACCGACTCCTCGCTGTGGACCGCCGAGCTCTTTGCGCGCATTTTTCAGCGCTGCGCGCCAAAATCGGCTGAACTCTACACTTACTCGGCCTCGACTGCCGTGCGTGTCGCGCTGTTGACTGCCGGGTTCTTTGTTGCCGAAGGAGTCGGGAGCGGGCCGAAATCAGCCACCACCGTCGCATTCACTAGAGCGACAGGAGCCAAAGAGCATCCGCGCTCGCCGCGTTTCTTAGGCCGAGAATGGCTCGCACGTTGGCGGCGCAGTCATGCCCAATTTCCACCGGCGCTGACGGCTGAAGAAAGAGATCAGGTCGAACGACTCATCGAGACGCATCGGCAACTGACGGACACGGCCATATGAATACAGGTCATCCCTCACCCTATCGGCCATGTCACCCTCAGCCTTTCGCGAAGCGAGATTCTTCGCCGTTTTCATGGTTCAGCCGGAGCGGTTGCAGAGATCGTTGACTGATAGCTATACTCGGCGAGCTGCAAACTATGATCCCAATTACTGAGGAGAACGATCCATGACAAATCCAGCCGCATCCCAAGCATCCGCCTATCGCTTCGACGACCGTAATATCCGGTGGCAAGCGCTAGGAGACTTCGAGTACTTCGAGGTCTTCATCTTCTCGGTCGATGAGGCCAAGAACATCGCCGATTTCATTATCAAGTTCGAACCTAACAAGCAGATCTTCCTGCATCGCCATCTCGCGCTTACTAACACCTTCGTCGTCGACGGCGAGCATGTTATCTATGAAGCTAACGGCACGGTCAGAGAGGTGCGCCCAGTCGGCAGGTATACCTCCAGCCCAGCGGGAGACGCGCATCGCGAAGGCGGCGGCGCGAACGGCGGGGTATTGCACTACAGCGTGCGCGGCGAGACGGACGCCTTGTTCGATGTCCTCGACGACGATTTCAAGGTCCTCGCGACGTTGCGCACGTCGGACTTCAAAGCCGCCTTCGACACACAGAAGTAAGCCTAAGTTATTGTCAAAATATAATTTCCCGATTTGGTTATCGGGTGCCACTGCTGGCTCGTCCAGCAGTGCTGTAGAGCCGTGACGCACTATGCAGAAATACGCCATCGCCGGCTTGGGTGTGACTCCGCAAGGCGTTATTCCGGGCACTAGCGCAGAGAAGCTAGCCTGGGATGCGGTTGAACTCGCCTTAAGCGATTCCGGTCTCAAGCGCAGTCAAGTGGACGGCTACATCTATCAACCTGGATTCGGCGAGCGCACCTCCGGTATGGCCGCTAGCCGGGCCTCGCTTGGGACGAACTCGACGCTTCAAGTCGACTCCAGTGGTGCGACCGGGATTTTCACCCTCATTACTGCCATCGGCCTGATTGCCGCCGGCACAGCGGACTACGTCCTGTGTGTCCATGCCACGAATGCCCGCTCGCAAGCGATCACGGTTGGCGCTGGCGAGAAGAACCAAAACGCGATCTTCGGGCTCTTCTCGCCAGGGGCACAGACTGCCCTGATGGCTCAAGGTTATTTGCACAAGTACGGCAAGTCTTCCGCAGATCTGGCTGAGATCGCTGTGGCCCTGCGTTCCAATGCCGTCCCGCGCCGCGATGCCTATATGTTCAATCGCCCGATCACCGTTGACGATCATCAGAACTCGCCGTTCATTGTCAGACCGCTGCATCTGTTCGATTATTGCCTAGTGACCGATGGCGCCATTGCCTTCATCGTCACCACTGAGGAACGAGCGCGTGACCTGAAAACGACGCCAGTCGAGCTGTTGAGCTTTGGCACTTGCCACGAGGTTGGCCAAGGCTACGCGCGTGGGTCCAACACCATTCTGGGACCAACGACGCTCGACGTGGAACCGGCGCGTAGCCGAGCCTTTGGGACGGCAGGGCTCAGTGTCGAAGACATCGACGTATTTCAATTTTACGACGCCTTCACGATCATGATCGCGCTGCAACTCGAATCGTATGGACTATGCGGACCTGGGGAAGCGGCGGATTGGGTCCGCGCCGGGAACTTCCGGTGGGACTCCAAGCGTCCTTGCAATACCTCGGGCACGCTCCATTCCTGGGGCTACGTTCAAGGGTTTACGCATTTGGCTGAGGGGATTCGTCAACTCCGTGGCGAGGGCGGACCAACGCAAGTGCCTGGCGCTCGCACTGCGCTCGTGACCAATTCCGGGATTACCGGCGCGGGGCTGGCTCACTCAGCAGTGATCCTCGGCGCAGTATAAAGCTTCGTGGGAGCAAACGATGAGCGAGAAAGAAACCCAAGCCACGCCTACACCTCCCAGCCGTGTGGTTCCGCTAGAGGACCAACCGTTCTGGGATGCCATCGACAACGACAGCTTTGTTCTGGCTCGATGTACCTGTGGCTCCTACTATGCTCGCTTGCAAGCATGTCTCCGGTGCGGTGCTGATGCCCGGGCACTGACCTGGGTGCCGGCCTCAGGGCGAGGGACGGTTCGCACCTTTATTGTCTTCGATAAACCGTATCATCCCTATTTCAAGGAGCGGCTCCCCTACATCGTCGCCGTCATCGCGTTAGAAGAAGGTCCAGAACTCACGACCAACATCATCGATACCGACGTTACGAACGTCGAGATCGGTATGCCGGTACGCATCGTGATCGGCACTCGCGGCGAGCACAAGATTCATCAAGCCTCTGCGCGCGTGTGAGTCCGGCGACCTACACAAAGCGCGGCATACCGTACACTGGCAACCCAAAAGCCCGACGGCCGAGGAGCGCTTTGCCTTCGGTGCCAGCGAAGGGCTGATGGATAATGGCGGCGCGCACATCGCGATACATCTGTTCCAGCGGATTCGTCTTGAACAGTGCCGCGCCACCGACCATGCGCATGGCCTTATCGACCACCTGCACGCAGTTTTCCATGACAAACTGAAAACATGCGATCAGGTTCACTAAGTCGTCCTGACTCCGCGTCTCGATGTCATCATGTGAAGCAATGGTTCGATGCAGCAGCGCCCGCGCGGAGCGTAGGCCGATTTCCATTTCCGCAGCCAGCAGTTGGTTGCCGGGATAGTACGTCATGGGCTGCTCGAAAGGTTCTTGGCTGCGACCGGAGATCCAGTTCATGGCATAGTCGCGCGCGGCTTGGGCGAGACCGATATAGCACGCCGGACCTGATGCCACCCACCACAAGGAAGTGACGTTGGACAGCGCGTCCCAGGTTTGGACGGGGCGAGCTACGGCGGCCTTCTCCGAGATAAACACGTTATCCCATACGACATCGTTACTGCACGACGAACGGATGCTCATGGTGTCCCAGTTATTTTGAATCTGGACCCCCTTGGTATTGGACGGAAGGAAACACAGCAGACACTGCAGCCCCTTCTCCGGGTCGTTATACCGAGCCGTGGTCAACAAATAGTCCGCACACGCCGACATGGTGCCAAACCCGCTGCGACCATTGATGACATAGCCTCCAGCCACCTTCGTTGCTTGCCGAGTGGTATCGTTAATGCCGGCAAAGCCAAGCGAGCTATTCATCTTGGGGTCGCTGACCGGTCCAGCAAAAATAATCTTCTTCTTGACCACCGCCTTGAGCATGGGCTCGATCGCGTCCAGCTTCGGCCCCTCGCCTTTTTGGTTGAGCCACCACAGATCGGCAAGAAGGGCTACTGCGATATGGTGCATATTGACCGCAATCGCCATGGGCAGATCTCCATAGGCTAAGCGTTCTTGCGCCAGAGCAATATCCAGCGGCGTGGCACCACCACCGCCCAGTTCTTCCGGGACGATGAGTGCGGTATACCCGGACGCTTTCATCGCGTCTACGTTCTCATGCGGGAAACTGCTGTCCTGATCGTGTTGGGCCACACGGGTTCTGAAATCGTCGGCATGAATGGCCGCCATGTCGATGAAACGTTGCTGCCGCTCAGTGACTTTCGTTTCCATGTATTGGACCCTCTTTTCCCATCTCTTATGGTCTCTGCTCTTAGACAACTCAGACTGGCGTAATTCGACATACACAGCTTTCTCCAGATGAGATAGGGGGCCACTATTTTCCATAATGGGCGAGTTTCCATAAGAAGAGAGAGCTTCACCCGAAGGAAATAGGACACGATGGCAAAACTGACCAAACTGAGCCGATCCATACAAAACAACGGCGGTGCGTTGAGTTGAACCTGCTAACAACACGAATACGGTCTGGGCAGGAGGCGCAACACTTGGGCAATTATTCTGAAGCTGACACGCGCAGTGTTGTTGACAGTGAACGGTCTGCTTTGTAAGGAGAGACAGGGTCGTAAACCGTTCGTATCACAAGCGTCCTTAACAAGGAGAAAAGACTATGAGTGTACAACAGATTGAAGCGGCAGCCCAAGCCTTCGGCGACGCGTTCACCCGCTTAGATGTCCCTGCAGCGGCAGAGCTGCTGGACGATGACCTGGAAGTCTTCGACCATGTCCCTTACCGCTTCGATAACAAGAAACAGTTTGTGGATTTTCTGCAAGGTGCCGTGCAGGGACTGGCTTCGAGCAGCTTTAGCTTTCGGCAGCTCTCTTGCCGGATGTTTAACGACAATACTGGGGTTGCCAATGCCTACGATACGTTTACTGGCGTGACGAAAGACGGCAAGGTGCAGACCCTGCACGGACGGACAACGCTGGTCTTCGTCAAACGCGGTGCCCAGTGGAAGATCGTGAGCTGCCACTTTTCGCCGCTTCCGCATGCCTAAACGCTGGCACTTTTTTCTTGGGTGAGGAGCGAAATCGTGAGTATTTGCCTCCTCACCGATCCACGGGTGACTGGTTCACCCGTGTGAGACTCACAGGCATGCAAGCTGCCCGTGGCACTTCTGGCCAGGCTGCCATTGGTGGCGATTGACGATTCACCGGCTTAGCGATAATTGATGGCCAACGAAAAAGGGTGTTTAAAATCCCTATTTGCGAGGACGGATCACGCGTCGCGACAAAGGAGGTCTCTTGCGGCTGAACACTTCGACGGTCTCGCCGGTTGCCTCCGAGGACGGGGCGCGGAGCGCTTCAGGGGAAGTACCGCGTGCAGAGAGCGACCTGCGTTTCCGTGACGTGTTGCGCGGCGACCTCGCCAAGGTCTTCCACACGCTTCGCACGGACCCGCATCACGTCAACCCGGTGCTGCGCTTGATCTTTGCGGTGCTGCGCTGGATAGAACCTCCGCGCGACCAACTGATGGAGCTTCCGTTCTGCCCGCCGTTGCCGATCTTGTGGGCGGCACGCTGCGGCGAGTCAGGCCCAGCCATGATGATCCACAAGACGTATCTGCGCGAAGCGTGGCGGGAGCGGAACGGGTGGAGCCGAGCCACGCTGGTGGCCAAGTTCTTCACCCTATGGCCCGCGCTCAATCTCGTGTTGATCGCCTGGTCGACCTGGCTGAACGGGAGCGCTGTGAAGCGACGAACCGGCAAGGGCCTGCTTCGTCAGATGTGCGAGCAGGTGTTCGTCGTGGCTCGCTTCCACATCCTCTCACCCTGGTACTACACATTCGACCTGCATGACGACGACCATCGCGGGCGCGCGTGCGACTATGTCCATCGCTTCGAGACCAAAGACGGCATCTACCGTCTCTTCAAGAAGTATCTTCGCGGTGGCAGCAAGAGTTCGCTCAACAACAAGGAGAAGTTCGCAGAGCACTGCCGCACGCACGGCGTCCGAACCGTGCCGGTGTTCGCCATCGCCAAGGCTGGGATGATCCGCTTCGACACAGGCCGCGCGCTGCCGGACGCCGACCTCTTCGTGAAGCCGATCACCGGTCGTGGCGGTGCCGGCGCCGATTGGTGGCGCTATGCGGGAAACGGATCCTTCGTGAGCAGCGGAGGGCAAGCTCTCACGCGCGCGGAGCTGCAGGCGCATCTCGAGGCACTCTCCGTCGAGCAGCCCTATCTGGTGAGTCCGCGTGTGAGCAACCATCCAGCGCTCGCGGATCTGAGCAACGGCGCGCTGAGCACGGTGCGCGTCGTGACTATCCGAGACGAGCACGGTGGCTACGAAGCGACCGACGCGGTGTTTCGGATGGCGGTTGGCCTCAACACTGTGATCGACAACTTCCATGCCGGGGGACTCGCGGCCAACGTCGAGCGGTCGAGCGCGGAGTTAGGTCCTGCAACCGATCTTGGGCTGCGTCCGGATTGGGGATGGCGCGATCGCCATCCCTCGGGCGGAATGATCGCAGGCAGGAAGCTCCCTTGCTGGAGCGAGACGATCGACCTGGTGCAACGCGCCCACGCCGCGTTCCCCGAGCGAATCATCATCGGCTGGGATGTAGCCATCCTAGCGGACGGACCTTGCCTGGTCGAAGGCAATGGGTCGCCTGACCTGGACATTCATCAACGTTGCAGCCGTATGCCCGTCGGGCGCACCCGCCTCGGTGAGCTGCTGGCGTTCCATACCCGCCGCGCGCTCGCCGTGCACGATGCAGCGGTGGGCGAGTCGACATGAAAGGGTGGGCGAGATGATCGAGCTCTGCGAAGCGAAGGACTTGACTGAGCTGGTCACAGTCCGTGAACGCGCGCGCGAGATTCTCGAGAACGGCGGCGTGGTTCACTTGCCGAACCTCGTATTCGAGCTGACCCTTCGAGAGCGAGAGATCGTGGATCCCAAGCGCCCGCTGGGCCTCCGGCTCGGCAAGGCGCGCAACACCGGCAGGCCGACCCTGCTCTTCTACCAGCACACCGGAAGGCTGCGCGGCGGAGCGCTCAAGGGCGTGCCCAGCAGCGATCTCAAGGAGATGTTGAATCGCTTCGCTGACTGGACGCGCCACCTCGTGCGGACGCTGCTGCCCGACTCCGCCGACCAGCTCGAGCAGGAGTTCACGACCTTTCGGCCCTGCGCGCGCAGCCGGACACAGGCGCTCCACATGGACGCGGCCCTCGCGCGCCCCACACAGGGCCGTTGCATGCTCCGCGTATTCCGCAATGTGAACGGCGGCGGCGTGCCGCGCGTGTGGCAGGTCGGCGGACACTTCGAATCGGGTGCCGAGCGCTTCGTCGCGCGCCTTCCCACGAAGGTGCGCGAGCGCATCCCGGGAGCCAGCGCCCTGTTCCACCTGCTCGGCATCAGCAAGGGTCCGGCGACCGCCTACGATCACACCATGCGCTTGCTCCGCGACCTGATGACCACTGATAAGGAATTTCAACGTTCCGCGCCGCGCATGATCGTAGAGTTTCCGGCTGGCTCGACCTGGCTTGCGTTCACGGATCTCGCGCTTCACGGAGCCGTCTCCGGGCAACACAGTCTCGACCAGACCTTCCTCATGAACCCTTCCGGCATGCGCGACCCGAACCGTTCGTCGCTCCGCATCCTCGAGCGGCTCACCGGCCGCACGCTCGTGTGAACGTGGAGCCGGTGAAGATCGTCCTCATCGCCGGGAAGCTAAAGATCCCGGACCGATTGGGTCACCACGACTATCTCGCGGGCTGTAAGCTGCTCGGCGCGCTGCTCGAGCAGAGCGCGGGTGTCCAGACAATCACGATTCCTGATGGATGGCCCGAGGACGAGCACATCTTCGACGGAGCGCGAGCGATCGTTTTCTACACCGGCGGCGGGGGCAAGCAAGCGTTCTTGAAGAGCGGGCACCGGCTGGCGCACCTGCAGAAGCTCGTCGACCAGCGCGTAGGGATCGTGATGATCCATCAGGCGGTCGGGGTTCCGCGCGAGTTCGCAAAGCAAGCGACTTCCTGGCTCGGCGGCACCCATGTGCGCGGGGAATCGAAAGAGGGTCACTGGCGCTCTCGACATCGCGAGTTCCCGGCGCATCCAACCACACGTGGCGTGCTGCCCTGGTCGATCCGCGACGGGTGGCTGAACGAGATCCAGTTCGTCGACGGAATGAGAGGAGTGACGCCGCTGGTGTGGTCCGGGCGAAGGCACAAGGGATCGCCGACCGGGGGTACGCCCGACGTCGTCTGTTGGGCATACGAACGCCCCGCTGGCGGCAGATCCTTCTGCTTCTCGGGGCTCGACGCCCACAAGGCTTGGGCGGAGCTCGGGGTTCGGCAGTTGCTCGTGAACGGGACGCTCTGGGCTGCGGGCATGCCGGTCCCCCAGTCTGGGGCCCCGTGTGAGACCGATGCGAGATCGTTGAAGGCGAGCCTCACGCCGCGCGGCGGCCGTGGACGCTGGGCGCTCGACTTCGTCCGACGCCGCATTTGGCGGGTCGTCCCGTAGGCGTGACGAAAGACGGCAAGGTGCAGACCCTACACGGACGGACAACACTGGTCTTCGTCAAACGCGGTACCCGGTGGAAGATCGTGAGCTGCTACTTTTCGCCACTGCCGCACGCCTAAACGTCGGCACTTTTCGAGGGTGTAAAAGCGACTCCGACGTCGCTCCGCAGCAATCTATAGAAGACTCGTTCGCCTCTAGCGTCCAGAGAATCTCGGCAGGGACTTTAGTCCTTTAGCTCCTCGACAATCTTCCGAATGGACTCGTGGACGTCGCTCGCGGCGTCGTAGTCGGGCTCAAGCGTAGAGATCGACACCATGTTGGCCGCCAAAGCAGCGGTGTCGGCGTGCTCCTCCGACTCGGGAACTGCCAGGTTGAGCCCGATGGTTAAGGCACTCGATTCGCCGACGGTCGTCGGCAGCGCGCCGGTATAAGTGAGGTCGAGGAACCCGCGACCGTTTTGTGTCAGCACAACGTCGGTCGGCGCGCCACCGCCCTCCAGCAAGGGATAATTCACGTTGAGGCCGACGGCTTCAGGTAGCAACTGGCTGCCTTGCGTTTGTTTCCGCAGAGCGGCCACAAGCTTGACGACAAAGGCGCTAGTCTCCGCAAATGGTCCGACGTTGGTAGCGAAGTCGATTTCGGTGCTCACGGCGATGGCAGGCACGCCATCGTTCAGCGCCGTAACTGCCGCGCCCACTGTACCCGAATGCACCGTGGCAGCACCGACGTTTTGTCCGACGTTCGTGCCTGAGATCACGAGATCGGGCGGCTTGTTGGCGAAGACGACGGACAAGCCGACCTCAACGGCGTCAGCAGGAGAACCCGCAACCGAATACTTGCGGAGTGCCTGCAGCACCACCTGCAGGGGTGGCCCACCGAAGGTGATGCGACCGCCGACGCCGCTCTGGTTCGTGAGTGGCGCAACGACAGTCACGTCGTAACCGGCGGCAACGAGGGCGTCGTACACCGCAGTGATGCCCACAGCATTCCAGCCGTCGTCGTTAGTGAGCAGGATCCGCAACGGTCCACTTTGTTTGCCGTCAGCGCTTGTTGTCACCACCGTCCCCAGCATCGCGCTCACCACAAGTGCAGTGGTCACTGCACACCCCAATAGATGGCGACATAGCGACTGTTTCATGCCAAGTCTCCTTTCGTCAAAGCGCTGGGGATACGAAGTCACCGTCAGAGGGATAGCTGCGCATGGCGCGGCTCGACGACAAAGTCGCCTAAATCGGCTGCGCCAGTGTAAACCGTCTTGCACAGGCAGCCAGCTCTGCCCGCAGCACCCCGATTAGTTTCTCTCTCTTCATACAAGGTAAAAAATGCTTTTGCATTCCACTCCCGCACCGTGGTATAGCATTTTTTATGAGTACGAAACGCTTTCGTATAGCCTTTTCTTTTGCCGGGGAGAAGCGGGACTTCGTCGCGGAGGTCGCCGCCATGCTCGCGCAACGCTTCGGCGAGGCGGCAATCCTTTACGACAAGTTCCATGAAGCGGAATTCGCCAACTGGAAGCTCGGCCTGCTCCTTCAGGATCTCTATCACGATCACGCGGACATGATCGTCGTTGTGGTGTGTCCAGATTACATTAAGAAAGACTGGTGCGGCTTGGAATGGGTCGCGATTCACGGAATGCTGATGTCCGGCAAGGATCGCGAGATCATGCTTTGCCGTTTCGACCACGCGAAGCTCCAAGGCCTTCATGAAAATGCTGGATTCGCCGAGCTCGATCGCAGAACGCCGGAACAAGCCGCCGTCCGCATCCTCGAACGCCTTGCGCTGAACGAAGGCAAACCCAAGGACCACTACACGGCCAGCGCCACACCCACGAATCGCCCCGCGAAGACTTCTACCCCCAATAACCTCCCGCGCCTCCAGCCTTTCTTCGGACGCACTGAGGAGCTGAAACAAATCGCCGAGGCTCTCGATCCCGAGTCCCGCACTTGGGGCGCACTGATCGATGGACCCGGTGGCATGGGCAAGACCTCGCTGGCCGTCCGCGCCGCCTACGACTGCCCGCCCGGCCAGTTCCAGCGCATCATTTTCGTCTCGGTGAAAGACCACGAGTTGGACGACGACGGCGTGCGCAAGCTCGGCGGTTTCCTCCTGCCGGGGTTCCTGGAAATGCTCAACGAACTCGCCCGCGAGCTGGGGCAGCCGGACATCACAAAGGCCCCTGAAGATCAACGCATCCGACTGCTGCTCGACACGCTGCGTCCCGCGCAGGCGCTGCTGATCCTCGACAACCTCGAATCGCTCACCAAAGATGATCGCGACCAGCTCTTTACCTTCGTCAAGCGCTTGCCGCAGGGCTGCAAGGCCACCCTCACCAGCCGCCGTCGCCTCGGCTCCGGCTCAGAACTGCTCATCCTGGAAAAACTCGACCAATCCGCTGCGCTGGAGACCCTGGCCGACCTCGCCCGACACAATCCGCTGCTCGCCAGGACCAGCGAGGCCGAGCGCATCGCCCTGTACACGCAGACTGGCGGCAATCCGCTGCTCCTGCGCTGGGTAGCCGGGCAGCTTGGACGCGGCAGTTGCCGCACCTTCACCGATGCGTTGCACTTCCTACGCAGTTGCCCGCCGGGCAACGACCCGCTGGAGTTCATCTTCGGCGATCTCGCCAGGGAGTTCACTAAGGACGAAGAGCAAGTTCTCGTAGCCCTCAGCTACTTTACCTTGCCAGCAAAAGTAGAGCACATCGCCGCAGTGGCCGGGCTCGACGAAGCTCCGGTCGAGACCGCCCTGCGCACGCTCACCAACCGTTCCCTGGTCGTCCCTGACCAGGAGGAGCAGCATTTCATCTTGGTGCCGATGGTCGCCGACTTCCTGCGGCGCAAACGGCCCGAATTGATTGCAGAAACCGGCAACCGGCTGGAGCAGCGCGCCTATGCGCTGATCGTGGAAAACGGCTACCAAGAGCACGACCGCTTCCCGGTGCTCGACACGGCCTGGCCTACCGTAGCCCCCGCCTTACCACTCTTCCTCGCTGGGCCGAATGCGCGACTCCAGACCGTATGCAGTGCGCTCACTGACTTCCTCGACTTCACCGGTCGCTGGGATGAATGGCTCTCGCTCAATCAGCAGGCAGAAACCAAAGCCGTGGCCGCTGGCGACCACGACAAGGCCGGCTGGCGGGCCTATCAGGCGGGCTGGGTTCACTATCTGCGTGAGCATGCGGACGCGGTGCTAGCCTGTACCGAGCGCGCGGCGGCGCACTGGCAGATGGCGCAGGCCGGGGGCCGCGAACGCGCCCTTGCGATCCGCTTACGCGGCATCGGTCACCACTTGAAGCAGGATTACCCCACCGCCATCGCCGCCTACCGCGAGTCACTCGAACTGCACCGCACCTTATCCGCCGAGAGCGTGGATGTGGCCATTGCCCTGAACGACCTCGCCACTGCCGAGAAAGGCTCCGGCGATCTCGATGCGGCGGTGCGGGATTGTCGAGAGGCACTAAGAATCGCCCGCGCGGTCGGTTACGCCGAGGGTGTGGCCATCTACACCGGCAATCTGGCTGCGCTGGCGCTGGAGCGGGAAGACTGGCCGGGGGCCGAGACGCTAGCCCGCGAAGCATTGATCTTGTCCAAAAAGCTGGGCCGTCAGGAATTGATCGCTGAAGACTGCCGACGTCTGGCCAAGGCCCTGGCGCGGCAGGGGAAGCCCGCCGAGGCGCTGCCCTACGCCCGGCGCGCGGTGGAGATCTATACCCGCCTCGGTTCGCCCGAACTCGAAAAAGCCCGTGCGACCCTCGCGGAATGCGAGGGTTGAGCGTCCATGTCCAAACCCCCGCCCGGAGATGAAGTCTCCGGGCTACGAAACGACGCCCCGTGAACGGGGCTGAAAGCCGGCTTGAGCCGGCGCTGTCATGTAGCCCGGCGCTTCA
Above is a window of Deltaproteobacteria bacterium DNA encoding:
- the surE gene encoding 5'/3'-nucleotidase SurE, with product MKQSLCRHLLGCAVTTALVVSAMLGTVVTTSADGKQSGPLRILLTNDDGWNAVGITAVYDALVAAGYDVTVVAPLTNQSGVGGRITFGGPPLQVVLQALRKYSVAGSPADAVEVGLSVVFANKPPDLVISGTNVGQNVGAATVHSGTVGAAVTALNDGVPAIAVSTEIDFATNVGPFAETSAFVVKLVAALRKQTQGSQLLPEAVGLNVNYPLLEGGGAPTDVVLTQNGRGFLDLTYTGALPTTVGESSALTIGLNLAVPESEEHADTAALAANMVSISTLEPDYDAASDVHESIRKIVEELKD
- a CDS encoding tetratricopeptide repeat protein; translation: MSTKRFRIAFSFAGEKRDFVAEVAAMLAQRFGEAAILYDKFHEAEFANWKLGLLLQDLYHDHADMIVVVVCPDYIKKDWCGLEWVAIHGMLMSGKDREIMLCRFDHAKLQGLHENAGFAELDRRTPEQAAVRILERLALNEGKPKDHYTASATPTNRPAKTSTPNNLPRLQPFFGRTEELKQIAEALDPESRTWGALIDGPGGMGKTSLAVRAAYDCPPGQFQRIIFVSVKDHELDDDGVRKLGGFLLPGFLEMLNELARELGQPDITKAPEDQRIRLLLDTLRPAQALLILDNLESLTKDDRDQLFTFVKRLPQGCKATLTSRRRLGSGSELLILEKLDQSAALETLADLARHNPLLARTSEAERIALYTQTGGNPLLLRWVAGQLGRGSCRTFTDALHFLRSCPPGNDPLEFIFGDLAREFTKDEEQVLVALSYFTLPAKVEHIAAVAGLDEAPVETALRTLTNRSLVVPDQEEQHFILVPMVADFLRRKRPELIAETGNRLEQRAYALIVENGYQEHDRFPVLDTAWPTVAPALPLFLAGPNARLQTVCSALTDFLDFTGRWDEWLSLNQQAETKAVAAGDHDKAGWRAYQAGWVHYLREHADAVLACTERAAAHWQMAQAGGRERALAIRLRGIGHHLKQDYPTAIAAYRESLELHRTLSAESVDVAIALNDLATAEKGSGDLDAAVRDCREALRIARAVGYAEGVAIYTGNLAALALEREDWPGAETLAREALILSKKLGRQELIAEDCRRLAKALARQGKPAEALPYARRAVEIYTRLGSPELEKARATLAECEG